A window of Diabrotica undecimpunctata isolate CICGRU unplaced genomic scaffold, icDiaUnde3 ctg00003038.1, whole genome shotgun sequence genomic DNA:
gaaagtaagtctgctgtaaatttagccgaatgtcctttgatgaactgtttggcctgcctctgtcctggtgagttgttccaccactcaagagacttctgttgcacccatttgtgtatggctgccctttttatcgtatttgcgattccaaagaagggttccggaccaaccagtggcgtagatgcgccttctcgggccaattcatcggccttctcgttgccacgatgacccttatgtcccggcacccaggcaagtgtcaacctgttttgacttcccacctgagagaggacatccaaacagttccataccagccatgaatcgacctgtaccgaactgagagcctttagagccgcttgactatccgaatagataacgatggagtcgttatctacatttcggccgattagttccatagcgcacctgtgtatagcagctaattcggcttgaaatacggtcgcgtatgttcctagacatacccggacttccgtccttggttttatgccatatattccagcccccgtacctgtatccgttttggagccgtccgtataccatattgagtttgctgttagcggcggaccagtttcccagtcctctctttttggtattataatttgaaaatttttgttaaaactatacctcgtaaccattcggtctacaggcattcctagaacggggtctgcctttatgtcctggtatagccttaagttatcagctccctgcatcatacttattggagcttggccttggatcaaccgatgtactgttgatctggcttcactctgtatgtatatatgcagaggaggtaggtttagcagaacttctagcgcgtccgttggggctgttctcatggctccggtaacactcaagcatgcaagcctttgtgtgctactgagcaatcgaatcgccccggactgttgcgttttgttccaccacgccactgaaccataagttatcatgggccttataacccttgtgtacaaccagaggttcattttaggatttaacccccaattcttaccacacattcgtctacatgtgttcagggccatagtggccttctgtgtgactttctgaatgtgtacattccatgtcagcctctggtcgaatattacacctaagtacttggcctgacttgtgaatgggatttctactcccttgagcactagtggctgtaagccttgcagtgctctttttctggtgaagggaacaacagatgtttttttagggttaaccttcaggccttcttcctcacaccagctgtccacaatcctcagagcgacttgaagtctctccgaaattattttggtaaagcgtcctcggactacaattaccaaatcgtccgcataacccagacagtaaaaaccctccctggtcagtgtattaagtaggtcgtccataagcgtagcccacagtaatggggataaaactcctccttgtgggcagccgcttcctgccttcgcttcaatagtggcttcacctaacgaggacacaatgatcctgtttgttaaggtcgcctttgtccactcgcatatgaaggcaggaactcctcttcttttaagcgcgtccgttacagactcgaaggagacgttattaaacgctccctccacgtccagaaacgtcgccaccgctatctccttgtcatctagcgactttgagagcagtctgttaagatcatccagcgccaagtcagttgactttcctggctggtatgcatattggcgatcgctaagtggattctccatcagcacgtcgtccctaatatacctgtctatcaatctttccagcgtttttgctaggaaagaggatagacttattggtctgtatgaCTTGGGGGTCTGGTCCATTACCCTACCAACCTTGGGGATATATGTGACTTTCACCCTTCGCCATGCGGTTGGAATATATCTCCATGCCAAACTAGCTTTGAAGATCTTTGTTAGATGCGGGATGATCACATCCTGTCCCTTCTGTAGCAAGGCTGGATAAATCCCGtccattccaggtgatttgtatggctggaatttattgatggcccacctgactttttccggtctcgtgatgtcggtagctaatttccagtccgccttAGTAGGCCTTCTGGGATGAGCTACCTCTACCGAAGGATTATTGTCAATGGATGAGCTGGGAAAATGTACCTTGGTGAGCATTATTAAGCTTTCCTCCAGGGTTTCTACATACGTTTCGTCATCTTTCTTCAAGAGGCCGACCTGATTCACAATACCATCCTTAGCCAGGACCTTGTGGATTCTGGAACATGCGGGAGCCTGTTCGACTTCCTCGCAGAACTTTCGCCACGAGTCTCTTTTGGCTTTTCGGATCTCCTTATTATATTGCGTCAGTTTTTCTCTATAAATGGCCCAGTCCTGGTTGAATTTGGCTTTATTGAATAGCCTTCTTACATCTGCCCTAAGCTTTTGTAAGTGTTCATTCCACCAGGGTgtgtttttctttcctttcttttctctctctggaCAATTCTCCTGGTAAGCGGCCAGAACAGCTCCCCTCACCGTTTCGACTGTCAGTTCGAGATCGTCCGTATCTTTTATGGTGCCGATTCCTCCCTCAAGAGACTTCTCGAGTGAGCCTCTATAGCCTTCCCAATCCGTCTCTCTCGGGTTCCTGAACCTTGCCACCATTCGAGTCGAAGTAATTAAATCAAATCGAATGTGCCTATGGTCGGAACATGAAGGTTCCTCTGACACATGCCAATTCTTTATAGTATCGTACGTTTTTTCACTGCAAAGTGTTACATCTAAGACTTCTTTGCGCGTGGCCGTAACGAAGGTAGGTTTATTTCCTATATTGGCTATTTCTAAACCCATGCTTAAGATGAACTGTAGTAAAGACTCACCTCGACTGTTGATGTTCGTACTCCCCCATGCCAGATGGTGGGCATTGGCATCACATCCCAGTATTAGATGAAGGTTCTCCCTTCGGCTGTAGGTTATAACGTCCTCTACTATGCCTGGGCGGAAGACCTTCTCTCCAGCGAAGTAGGCAGAACAGACCAACCATCTTTTACTACCTTCCTCGGTGGAAGCGGTTAAAATACC
This region includes:
- the LOC140432148 gene encoding uncharacterized protein: MEGLDLALLQEPWLHGGKIAGLKPQQGKLLYDAKGETPRACIVYGNEVNCTLIPDLCSGDFVTGILTASTEEGSKRWLVCSAYFAGEKVFRPGIVEDVITYSRRENLHLILGCDANAHHLAWGSTNINSRGESLLQFILSMGLEIANIGNKPTFVTATRKEVLDVTLCSEKTYDTIKNWHVSEEPSCSDHRHIRFDLITSTRMVARFRNPRETDWEGYRGSLEKSLEGGIGTIKDTDDLELTVETVRGAVLAAYQENCPEREKKGKKNTPWWNEHLQKLRADVRRLFNKAKFNQDWAIYREKLTQYNKEIRKAKRDSWRKFCEEVEQAPACSRIHKVLAKDGIVNQVGLLKKDDETYVETLEESLIMLTK